Proteins encoded in a region of the Sphingopyxis sp. OAS728 genome:
- the putA gene encoding bifunctional proline dehydrogenase/L-glutamate gamma-semialdehyde dehydrogenase PutA: MTQSPDRAPIRALARRSESDIVAELRSALATSSASVEAVTQRGLELIRKAKAEGERETLVAQLMNRYRLSTEEGVVLMCLAEALLRVPDNATANALIRDKIAGRHWKDGEDEDSPLIVALSSRGLSLGSATLMLDAMGSKANPLTLIKSMVRRSGEPVIRQAALAAMKMLGQQFVMGETIDAAVKRADKEKSELASFDMLGEAARTAEDAQRYYESYANAIARIGKAARPGDPHANHGISIKLSALHPRYEYLQAARVRDELIPNVIELAKAARAVNIPLMIDAEESDRLEPHMDVFAALIDAGIADNWTGLGIVIQAYQKRAPAVIDWLANRARTRGVKLSMRLVKGAYWDTEIKRAQTMGLGDFPVFTAKLHTDLNYMRCAQLLRDYQDCIYPAFASHNAMTLAFVSELFAGADYELQRLHGMGEGAHDALVALFPPPRPVRVYAPVGTHRDLLAYLVRRLLENGANSSFVHQFSDPGVTAEQLAVDPRSVASAATSNIATGLGLFDPVRRNSRGYDLGEPGVPEALVSAIGAARRGDLVAAPIVGGAARKGKAEPVRNPATGAVVGQVIEADAATVADAVAAATKAQGDWSLAGGAFRAERLERAADLLEEHDALFLGLAIDEAGKTLVDAIAEVREAVDFLRYYAAQARADFTYPVALPGPTGERNELMLEGKGVFVCISPWNFPLAIFLGQVSAALAAGNSVLAKPAEQTPLIAHAAVELLLEAGIPGDVLHYLPGRGETVGAALTSHKDIIGVAFTGSTEVARMINRSLAGRDGPIATLIAETGGANAMIVDSTALPEQVARDAVASAFQSAGQRCSALRLLCVQEDVADTMIEMVAGAMAELNVGDPSILATDVGPIIDDEAQANIAAHVAEARAAGRVIAEAGRTALPADGHFVAPVAIRLDHVTDLKREIFGPVLHVATWKGGELDQLIDAINASGYGLTLGVHTRIDGVAAHIAARAQVGNVYVNRNQIGAIVGSQPFGGRGLSGTGPKAGGPHYLHRFAEEKSISTDITAAGGNAALMAG, from the coding sequence ATGACCCAAAGCCCCGACCGCGCCCCGATCCGCGCCCTCGCCCGCCGCAGCGAATCCGACATCGTCGCCGAGTTGCGTAGCGCTCTTGCCACCTCTTCGGCCAGCGTCGAAGCCGTAACGCAGCGCGGGCTCGAACTGATCCGCAAGGCGAAGGCAGAAGGCGAGCGCGAGACGCTCGTCGCGCAGCTGATGAACCGCTATCGCCTGTCGACCGAGGAAGGCGTCGTGCTGATGTGCCTCGCCGAAGCCCTGCTACGTGTCCCTGACAACGCGACCGCCAATGCGCTGATCCGCGACAAGATCGCCGGACGCCACTGGAAGGATGGCGAGGATGAAGACAGCCCGCTGATCGTTGCGCTGTCGTCGCGCGGCCTGTCGCTTGGTTCGGCGACGCTGATGCTCGACGCGATGGGCAGCAAGGCGAACCCGCTGACCCTGATCAAGTCGATGGTCCGCCGCTCGGGCGAACCCGTGATTCGCCAGGCGGCGCTCGCGGCGATGAAGATGCTCGGCCAGCAGTTCGTGATGGGCGAAACGATCGACGCGGCGGTCAAGCGCGCCGACAAGGAAAAGTCCGAGCTCGCCAGCTTCGACATGCTCGGCGAGGCCGCGCGCACCGCCGAGGATGCGCAGCGCTATTATGAGAGCTATGCGAACGCGATCGCGCGGATCGGCAAGGCGGCGAGGCCGGGCGACCCGCACGCCAACCACGGCATTTCGATCAAGCTCTCGGCGCTCCACCCGCGCTACGAATATCTGCAGGCGGCGCGCGTCCGCGACGAGCTGATCCCGAACGTTATCGAGCTCGCCAAGGCGGCACGCGCGGTGAACATCCCGCTGATGATCGATGCCGAGGAAAGCGATCGGCTCGAACCGCATATGGACGTATTCGCGGCGCTGATCGACGCGGGGATCGCCGACAACTGGACCGGGCTCGGCATCGTGATCCAGGCGTATCAGAAGCGCGCCCCGGCGGTGATCGACTGGCTCGCCAACCGCGCGCGGACGCGCGGGGTCAAGCTGTCGATGCGCCTCGTCAAGGGTGCCTATTGGGATACCGAGATCAAGCGTGCGCAAACGATGGGGCTCGGTGACTTCCCGGTGTTCACGGCGAAGTTGCACACCGACCTCAACTACATGCGCTGCGCCCAGCTGCTCCGCGATTACCAGGACTGCATCTATCCGGCTTTTGCCAGCCACAATGCGATGACGCTGGCCTTTGTGTCCGAACTGTTCGCGGGCGCCGATTATGAACTGCAGCGGCTGCACGGCATGGGCGAGGGGGCACATGATGCGCTCGTCGCGCTCTTCCCGCCGCCGCGTCCCGTGCGCGTCTATGCGCCGGTCGGTACCCACCGCGATCTGCTCGCCTATCTCGTTCGCCGCTTGCTGGAAAATGGCGCGAACTCCAGCTTCGTTCATCAATTCTCGGACCCGGGCGTCACCGCCGAGCAGCTTGCGGTCGATCCGCGTAGTGTGGCGAGTGCTGCAACCTCGAACATTGCGACGGGTCTTGGCCTTTTCGATCCCGTCCGTCGCAATTCGCGCGGCTATGATCTCGGCGAGCCGGGCGTGCCCGAAGCGCTGGTTTCGGCGATCGGCGCGGCGCGGCGCGGCGATCTGGTCGCGGCGCCGATCGTAGGCGGCGCGGCGCGCAAGGGCAAAGCCGAACCGGTACGCAATCCCGCGACGGGCGCCGTCGTCGGGCAGGTGATCGAGGCCGACGCGGCCACCGTTGCCGACGCCGTCGCCGCGGCGACCAAGGCGCAGGGCGACTGGAGCCTTGCCGGCGGGGCGTTCCGCGCCGAGCGGCTCGAACGCGCTGCCGACTTGCTCGAAGAGCATGATGCGCTCTTCCTCGGCCTCGCGATCGACGAGGCGGGCAAGACACTCGTCGACGCAATCGCCGAAGTGCGCGAGGCGGTCGATTTCCTGCGCTATTATGCCGCGCAGGCGCGCGCCGACTTCACCTATCCCGTCGCGCTCCCGGGTCCGACCGGCGAACGCAATGAGCTGATGCTCGAGGGCAAGGGCGTGTTCGTGTGCATCAGTCCGTGGAACTTCCCGCTCGCAATCTTCCTGGGTCAGGTGTCGGCGGCGCTCGCCGCGGGCAACAGCGTGCTCGCGAAACCCGCCGAGCAGACCCCGCTGATCGCGCATGCTGCGGTGGAGTTGTTGCTCGAAGCCGGTATTCCCGGCGATGTCCTCCATTACCTCCCCGGCCGCGGCGAAACCGTCGGCGCGGCGCTGACCAGCCACAAGGATATCATCGGCGTCGCCTTCACCGGATCGACCGAGGTCGCGCGGATGATCAACCGCAGCCTCGCGGGCCGCGACGGCCCGATCGCGACGCTGATCGCCGAAACCGGCGGGGCGAACGCAATGATCGTCGATTCGACCGCGCTGCCCGAACAGGTCGCGCGCGACGCCGTTGCCTCGGCCTTCCAGTCGGCGGGCCAGCGCTGCTCGGCGCTTCGCCTGCTCTGCGTACAGGAAGATGTCGCCGACACGATGATCGAGATGGTCGCGGGCGCGATGGCCGAGCTCAATGTCGGCGATCCGTCGATCCTCGCGACCGATGTGGGCCCGATTATCGACGACGAGGCACAGGCGAATATCGCCGCTCATGTCGCCGAAGCGCGCGCCGCGGGCCGCGTCATCGCCGAAGCGGGCCGCACGGCCCTGCCCGCCGATGGCCATTTCGTCGCGCCGGTCGCGATCCGCCTAGACCATGTTACCGACCTCAAGCGCGAGATCTTCGGGCCGGTGCTGCACGTCGCAACGTGGAAGGGCGGCGAGCTCGACCAGCTCATCGATGCAATCAACGCCTCGGGTTACGGCCTGACGCTCGGCGTCCACACGCGGATCGACGGCGTGGCCGCGCATATCGCTGCCCGTGCGCAGGTCGGCAACGTCTATGTCAACCGCAACCAGATCGGCGCGATCGTCGGTTCGCAGCCGTTCGGCGGGCGCGGCCTGTCGGGAACCGGTCCCAAGGCCGGCGGTCCGCACTATCTGCACCGCTTTGCCGAAGAAAAGTCGATCTCGACCGATATCACCGCCGCCGGCGGCAATGCGGCACTGATGGCGGGTTAA
- a CDS encoding transglutaminase-like domain-containing protein, whose translation MKLEISASLNYRLPEPVDLMLQVEAANGHGQRVLDASLDLGTPEKVSRVPTADGICDPIWLRAEGQLRAEYRALVEIERPAVDFRTLAAVPLHRLPAAAVPYLNESRYCPSNKFHAFVERRFGELEGGEKIGRMRDWIESRFTYVAGTSTSETGALDSFVERRGVCRDYAHVMIALARSAHIPARMASVYALGVKPQDFHAVAEVYLDGDWHMVDATGMTRPTDCARICVGRDAADIAFLTAYREIRLIEQSVRVERVKGIE comes from the coding sequence GCGAACGGGCACGGCCAGCGGGTGCTCGATGCCTCGCTCGACCTCGGTACTCCGGAAAAAGTGTCGCGCGTTCCGACGGCGGACGGAATTTGCGACCCGATCTGGCTTCGCGCCGAAGGCCAGCTTCGTGCCGAATATCGGGCGCTGGTTGAAATCGAGCGGCCCGCCGTCGATTTCCGTACGTTGGCTGCCGTCCCGCTGCACCGCCTTCCCGCAGCAGCCGTCCCCTATCTGAACGAGTCGCGCTACTGCCCGTCGAACAAGTTCCACGCCTTCGTCGAGCGGCGCTTCGGCGAGCTCGAGGGCGGCGAGAAGATCGGCCGGATGCGCGACTGGATCGAAAGCCGTTTCACCTATGTCGCGGGCACCAGCACGTCGGAGACGGGCGCGCTGGACAGTTTTGTCGAGCGCCGCGGTGTGTGCCGCGACTATGCGCATGTCATGATCGCGCTCGCGCGCTCGGCGCACATCCCCGCGCGCATGGCCAGCGTCTATGCGCTCGGTGTGAAGCCGCAGGATTTCCACGCGGTCGCCGAGGTCTATCTGGATGGCGACTGGCACATGGTCGACGCGACCGGCATGACGCGTCCGACCGACTGCGCCCGCATCTGCGTCGGCCGCGACGCCGCGGACATCGCCTTCCTCACGGCTTACCGCGAGATAAGGTTGATCGAGCAATCGGTGAGAGTGGAGCGGGTGAAGGGAATCGAATAA
- a CDS encoding tetratricopeptide repeat protein, producing the protein MSESNEMDKTAGRGMTGTNRTILIAAFILLAAAIGYAIWRDTGPAVADPAAQASTAPSDPLAELEARTKREPNSADAWTALGAAKFDMGDFAGAAAAYEKAVALSPESAGLWSALGEARVMGSDSDPMPAAALSAFDKAIALDAKDPRARYFLAVKKDIGGDHKGAIEDWFALLADTPQGAPWEADLRRTIEQVGQIHKIDVAARLASTQARPLTANEMPVAARAIPGPSRADMEAASQLPKGQQDKMIEGMVSGLEAKLKANPADVDRWIMLMRSRMTLGETAKAAQALKDGIAANPAAAGRLKAQAQLLGVPGA; encoded by the coding sequence ATGAGCGAGAGCAACGAGATGGACAAGACGGCGGGCCGGGGCATGACAGGCACGAACCGCACGATCCTGATCGCCGCCTTTATCTTGCTGGCGGCCGCTATCGGCTATGCCATCTGGCGCGATACCGGCCCTGCCGTCGCCGATCCGGCCGCGCAAGCATCCACGGCGCCGTCCGATCCGCTCGCCGAACTCGAGGCGCGCACGAAGCGCGAGCCCAACAGCGCCGACGCCTGGACCGCACTCGGCGCGGCGAAATTCGACATGGGCGATTTCGCCGGTGCGGCGGCCGCTTATGAAAAAGCCGTCGCGCTTTCGCCCGAATCGGCGGGCCTCTGGTCGGCGCTGGGCGAGGCGCGGGTGATGGGGAGCGACAGCGATCCGATGCCGGCGGCCGCGCTCTCGGCATTCGACAAGGCGATCGCGCTTGATGCGAAGGATCCGCGCGCACGCTATTTCCTTGCCGTGAAGAAGGACATCGGCGGCGATCACAAGGGCGCGATCGAGGACTGGTTCGCGCTGCTCGCCGACACGCCGCAGGGCGCTCCGTGGGAGGCCGACCTCCGCCGCACGATCGAGCAGGTCGGGCAGATTCACAAGATCGACGTCGCCGCGCGGCTTGCCAGCACGCAGGCGCGGCCGTTGACCGCGAACGAAATGCCCGTCGCCGCACGCGCGATCCCGGGGCCGAGCCGCGCCGACATGGAGGCCGCATCGCAGCTCCCCAAGGGCCAGCAGGACAAGATGATCGAGGGCATGGTGAGCGGGCTCGAAGCCAAGCTCAAGGCCAATCCCGCCGATGTCGACCGCTGGATCATGCTGATGCGCAGCCGGATGACGCTGGGCGAAACGGCGAAGGCAGCGCAGGCGCTGAAGGACGGAATTGCGGCCAACCCGGCGGCTGCCGGGCGGTTGAAAGCGCAGGCACAGCTGCTCGGCGTACCGGGTGCGTAA
- a CDS encoding multiheme c-type cytochrome: MMTHAGKERGARPWAAFAALMLLVLAIAAFIFAPPARSQGESGARYTGVASCAGSTCHGRMEGDGTVVRQDELMKWQEPSTPGGAHSRAWAVLNNNRSQFIARNLGIGDPSKAQMCLGCHSTAGTAHAVPAEDGVGCESCHGPAGGWLASHYAGVGTNADPDREMRDKHLANLSAGLKKLEDPVVRAGVCVDCHFGAAADGQFVTHRIMAAGHPRISFELDLFSSLQAHHQEDADYGWRKFGAANRRTDHVQMWAVGQATAIERSLALFQTRRGTEGMFPEFYFLDCHSCHRRIFDQAKPVRTGLDNPGRNLPEGMPAYNDENLIMLAAAARLAAPALADQLAVRTAAFHKAMATDRQSAVAAAAQLSQTVAALKSAFASRSFSGADAFAMVDAISAKAISDRYTDYSGSQQAVMGVDTLLNAMVSSGRVTVGAAAGIRGDIDRAYAAVKDPNAYKPSEFQASFGSAVRAIGALR, translated from the coding sequence ATGATGACGCACGCTGGAAAGGAGCGCGGCGCTCGGCCATGGGCGGCGTTTGCTGCCCTGATGCTGCTCGTCCTTGCCATCGCGGCGTTTATCTTCGCTCCCCCCGCCCGCTCGCAGGGCGAAAGCGGCGCGCGCTATACCGGCGTCGCCTCGTGCGCGGGCTCGACCTGCCACGGCCGGATGGAGGGCGACGGCACCGTCGTACGCCAGGACGAGCTGATGAAATGGCAGGAGCCCTCGACCCCGGGCGGCGCGCACAGCCGCGCCTGGGCGGTACTCAACAACAATCGCAGCCAGTTCATCGCGCGCAATCTCGGCATCGGCGATCCGTCGAAGGCGCAGATGTGCCTTGGCTGTCACAGCACCGCGGGTACCGCGCACGCGGTTCCGGCCGAGGATGGCGTCGGCTGCGAATCCTGCCACGGCCCCGCGGGCGGCTGGCTTGCGAGCCACTATGCCGGGGTTGGAACCAACGCCGATCCCGACCGGGAAATGCGCGACAAGCATCTCGCCAACTTGTCGGCAGGGCTGAAGAAGCTCGAGGATCCGGTCGTGCGCGCCGGGGTGTGCGTCGACTGCCATTTCGGCGCGGCCGCCGACGGCCAGTTCGTCACCCACCGCATCATGGCTGCCGGCCACCCGCGCATTTCGTTCGAGCTCGATCTCTTCTCGTCGCTGCAGGCGCATCATCAGGAAGACGCCGATTACGGCTGGCGCAAGTTCGGCGCCGCGAACCGCCGCACCGACCATGTCCAGATGTGGGCGGTGGGGCAGGCGACGGCGATCGAACGCAGCCTCGCGCTGTTCCAGACGCGGCGCGGGACCGAGGGCATGTTCCCCGAATTCTATTTCCTCGATTGCCACAGTTGCCATCGCCGCATCTTCGATCAGGCAAAGCCGGTGCGCACCGGGCTCGACAATCCGGGCCGTAATCTTCCCGAGGGCATGCCCGCCTATAATGACGAAAATCTGATCATGCTCGCCGCCGCTGCGCGGCTGGCCGCCCCCGCGCTGGCCGACCAACTCGCGGTGCGTACAGCGGCCTTCCACAAGGCGATGGCGACCGACCGGCAAAGCGCGGTCGCCGCCGCGGCGCAGCTGTCGCAGACCGTCGCGGCGCTCAAGAGCGCGTTCGCGTCGCGCAGCTTTTCGGGCGCCGACGCCTTCGCGATGGTCGACGCGATCTCGGCCAAGGCGATCAGCGACCGTTACACCGACTATTCGGGGTCGCAGCAGGCGGTGATGGGGGTCGACACTTTGCTTAATGCGATGGTGTCGTCGGGGCGCGTAACCGTCGGCGCCGCGGCGGGCATCCGCGGCGACATCGACCGCGCCTATGCCGCGGTGAAGGACCCCAACGCCTATAAGCCCTCGGAATTCCAGGCGTCATTCGGCAGCGCAGTGCGCGCAATCGGGGCGCTGCGGTAA
- the gdhA gene encoding NADP-specific glutamate dehydrogenase: protein MAVSDHVDFSTFMEGVKRRNPGQPEFVQAVQEVSEDIFDFIADKEEYHAQQILRRIAEPDRVVSFRVCWEDDNGNIRVQRGWRVQNNNAIGPYKGGIRFHPSVTESVLKFLAFEQTFKNALTGLPMGGGKGGSNFNPKGKSVREIMRFCQSFMTELYRHIGADIDVPAGDIGVGGREIGFMFGQYKRITNEFTGVLTGKGLEWGGSLIRTEATGYGAVYFLANMLAAKGQDLVGKTAVISGSGNVATHAAEKIVQLGGKVLTLSDSGGFIHDPDGITQEKIDWVKTHKTHRRGRIEEYCDEFKSASFTAGKTPWGVKCDVALPCATQNELLGDDAKALVANGCIAVSEGANMPTNLEGVHVFKDAKIMFAPGKAANAGGVAVSGLEMSQNSGRRSWSEAELQQMLKDIMDGIHKSCLTYGDRGGGYIDYVKGANIAGFKKVADAMLAFGVV from the coding sequence ATGGCAGTATCGGATCACGTCGACTTTTCGACGTTCATGGAAGGCGTAAAACGGCGCAACCCGGGGCAGCCCGAGTTCGTCCAGGCGGTGCAGGAGGTGTCGGAAGACATCTTCGATTTCATCGCCGACAAGGAAGAATATCATGCGCAGCAGATCTTGCGGCGCATCGCCGAACCCGATCGGGTCGTGTCTTTCCGCGTCTGCTGGGAAGACGATAACGGCAACATCCGCGTCCAGCGCGGCTGGCGTGTCCAGAACAACAATGCCATCGGCCCGTACAAGGGCGGCATCCGCTTCCACCCGAGCGTCACCGAGAGCGTGCTCAAGTTCCTCGCGTTCGAACAGACGTTCAAGAACGCGCTGACCGGGCTGCCGATGGGAGGCGGCAAGGGCGGCTCGAACTTCAACCCCAAGGGCAAGAGCGTGCGCGAGATCATGCGCTTCTGCCAGAGCTTCATGACCGAACTGTACCGCCACATCGGTGCCGACATCGACGTGCCGGCGGGCGACATCGGCGTCGGTGGCCGCGAGATCGGCTTCATGTTCGGCCAGTACAAGCGCATCACCAACGAGTTCACCGGTGTGCTCACCGGCAAGGGCCTCGAATGGGGCGGCTCGCTGATCCGCACCGAGGCGACGGGTTACGGCGCGGTCTATTTCCTCGCCAACATGCTCGCGGCGAAAGGGCAGGATCTCGTTGGCAAGACTGCGGTCATTTCGGGATCGGGCAATGTCGCGACGCACGCCGCAGAGAAGATCGTCCAGCTCGGCGGCAAGGTGCTGACGCTCTCCGATTCGGGGGGCTTCATCCACGATCCCGACGGCATCACGCAGGAAAAGATCGACTGGGTGAAGACGCATAAGACGCATCGCCGCGGCCGGATCGAGGAATATTGCGACGAGTTCAAGAGCGCGAGTTTCACCGCTGGCAAGACGCCGTGGGGCGTGAAGTGCGACGTCGCTTTGCCCTGTGCGACGCAGAATGAATTGCTTGGCGACGATGCCAAGGCGCTCGTCGCCAACGGTTGCATCGCGGTCAGCGAGGGCGCCAACATGCCGACGAACCTTGAGGGCGTGCATGTGTTCAAGGATGCGAAGATCATGTTCGCGCCGGGCAAGGCGGCGAATGCCGGCGGCGTCGCGGTGTCGGGCCTCGAAATGAGCCAGAACAGCGGGCGCCGCAGCTGGAGCGAAGCCGAATTGCAGCAGATGCTCAAGGACATCATGGACGGCATCCACAAAAGCTGCCTGACCTATGGCGACCGCGGCGGCGGTTATATCGATTATGTGAAGGGCGCGAACATCGCCGGCTTCAAGAAAGTGGCCGATGCGATGCTGGCATTCGGAGTGGTGTAA
- a CDS encoding Arm DNA-binding domain-containing protein has translation MALTDTAIRKAKPRDKPYKVSDSGGLYLLVNPIGSKLWRVKYRLHGVERKLALGAYPAITLAEARAARDDAKKQLAHAVDPNTAKRQARIAASISAGNSFAAVAEELIAKREKEGVAPATLEKHRWLLRVSNRSPRYCRRFLGAGACCARAG, from the coding sequence ATGGCGCTGACCGACACCGCGATCCGCAAAGCGAAGCCAAGAGATAAGCCCTATAAGGTCTCGGATTCGGGCGGCCTTTATCTTTTGGTCAATCCGATTGGCAGCAAGCTTTGGCGCGTCAAATATCGCCTTCATGGAGTGGAGCGTAAACTGGCGCTCGGCGCCTATCCTGCGATTACGCTCGCCGAAGCGCGAGCGGCAAGAGATGATGCCAAGAAGCAGCTCGCCCATGCCGTCGATCCCAACACTGCCAAGCGGCAGGCTCGGATCGCTGCGAGCATCAGCGCAGGCAATAGCTTCGCGGCGGTGGCCGAAGAGTTGATAGCGAAGCGCGAGAAGGAAGGTGTCGCACCCGCGACACTCGAAAAGCATCGCTGGCTTTTGCGCGTTTCAAACCGATCGCCTCGATATTGTCGACGATTTCTCGGTGCTGGCGCTTGTTGCGCCCGCGCGGGTTGA
- a CDS encoding Lrp/AsnC family transcriptional regulator, translating to MKNAPSIVELDEFDRKILAILGRDGRITFTELALQVGLSKTPCQQRVKRLVDSGLITGFRAIVDPAKVGLDHVAFTEVKLSDTREEALKQFNNAVRQIPEVEECHMIASSFDYLLKVRTPDIRRYRIVLGEKISSLPHVASTSTFVAMETICESAR from the coding sequence ATGAAAAATGCTCCATCGATAGTCGAACTGGACGAGTTCGATCGCAAGATCCTCGCGATTCTGGGCCGCGACGGACGCATCACCTTTACCGAGCTTGCGTTACAGGTCGGGTTGTCGAAAACGCCGTGCCAGCAGCGCGTGAAGCGCCTTGTCGACAGCGGGCTGATCACCGGTTTTCGCGCGATCGTCGATCCCGCCAAGGTCGGGCTCGACCATGTCGCCTTCACCGAGGTCAAACTGTCGGACACACGCGAGGAAGCGTTGAAGCAGTTCAACAATGCGGTGCGGCAGATTCCCGAGGTCGAGGAATGCCATATGATCGCGAGCAGCTTCGACTATCTGCTCAAGGTCCGTACCCCCGACATCCGTCGCTATCGCATCGTGCTCGGCGAGAAGATATCGAGCCTGCCGCATGTCGCGAGCACATCGACCTTTGTCGCGATGGAGACGATCTGCGAATCGGCGCGCTGA
- a CDS encoding recombinase family protein, with product MSAAETSSAKVMSACRCGKLLPVFGNILPLLAVYTHPALRHRLVGIAYGRTLRAILFRFGAGEVAEWSDQFRKEGETLSPTVRAAEYVRMSTDHQRYSTENQGEAIRRYAVARGIEIVRTYADAGKSGLSIDGRDALKKLIEDVQAGTTDFTMVLVYDVSRWGRFQDADESAYYEYICKRAGIAVEYCAEQFDNDGSPVSTIVKGVKRAMAGEYSRELSAKVFAGQGRLIEKGFRQGGGAGFGLRRTLVDEQGHVKAVLRRGEHKSIQTDRVILTLGPSEEVEVVRDVYRAFVHEGQSEAQIADRLNRRGIRTDLDRPWTRGTVHQVLINEKYVGDNVWNRQSFKLKKKRVRNDPGIWIRAEGAFDAIVERDLFEAARSIIGARSFRLSDEEMLGALRDLYERRGLLSGLIIDESDGMASSSAYGSRFGSLLQAYSLVGYRPDHDYRYIEINRALRRLHPDVVKNVLEGLVEMGSVVGQDEKGERLLVNGEFSLSIVIARCTSTPTGLLRWKPRFDTALLPDITIVVRMDRMNRRPLDYYLFPRIDLAARRLRLAEDNGLGLDAYRFECLDYLYHIAAPVPLSEVA from the coding sequence GTGAGCGCGGCTGAAACCAGTTCAGCGAAGGTGATGTCGGCCTGTCGTTGCGGTAAACTCTTGCCCGTTTTCGGCAACATCTTACCTCTCCTCGCCGTCTATACTCACCCCGCGTTGCGTCATCGACTCGTGGGGATCGCATACGGCCGGACCCTGCGAGCCATCCTCTTTAGATTTGGGGCTGGTGAAGTGGCAGAATGGTCCGATCAGTTCCGAAAAGAAGGCGAAACGCTGTCGCCGACGGTTCGCGCTGCCGAATATGTACGGATGTCGACCGATCACCAGCGTTACTCTACCGAGAATCAAGGTGAGGCAATCCGGCGGTACGCTGTGGCGCGCGGAATTGAGATCGTTAGGACCTACGCCGACGCCGGAAAGAGCGGATTGAGTATCGACGGCCGGGACGCCCTCAAAAAATTGATAGAGGATGTTCAGGCCGGGACAACCGATTTTACGATGGTTTTGGTCTATGATGTCAGTCGCTGGGGCCGGTTCCAGGATGCTGACGAGAGCGCCTATTACGAATACATCTGTAAGCGGGCAGGGATCGCCGTCGAATATTGCGCGGAGCAGTTCGACAATGACGGCAGCCCGGTCTCGACGATCGTAAAGGGCGTCAAGCGCGCCATGGCTGGCGAGTATAGTCGCGAGCTATCGGCGAAGGTTTTCGCCGGTCAAGGTAGGCTAATCGAAAAAGGGTTCCGCCAAGGCGGCGGCGCGGGTTTCGGGCTTCGGCGGACACTTGTCGACGAACAAGGTCACGTGAAGGCCGTGCTGAGGCGCGGAGAGCACAAAAGCATTCAAACCGATCGCGTTATTCTCACTCTCGGCCCAAGCGAGGAAGTGGAGGTCGTTCGCGATGTCTATCGGGCCTTCGTTCATGAAGGGCAAAGTGAGGCGCAAATCGCGGACAGGCTGAATCGCCGCGGAATCCGGACCGACCTCGATCGCCCTTGGACTCGGGGCACGGTTCACCAGGTGCTGATCAACGAGAAATATGTCGGCGACAATGTCTGGAACCGACAATCCTTCAAGCTCAAGAAGAAGCGCGTTCGAAACGATCCGGGCATCTGGATCCGGGCGGAGGGCGCCTTTGATGCGATCGTCGAGCGCGATTTATTCGAAGCTGCACGATCCATTATCGGGGCGCGCTCATTCCGTCTCAGCGACGAAGAAATGCTAGGCGCACTTCGCGATCTTTACGAACGCCGGGGACTACTCTCCGGCCTCATCATCGACGAATCCGACGGGATGGCCTCAAGCAGTGCTTATGGGTCAAGGTTCGGGAGCCTGCTGCAAGCCTACAGCTTAGTGGGTTATCGGCCAGACCACGACTACCGCTACATTGAGATCAACCGAGCCCTTCGACGTCTGCACCCCGATGTGGTGAAAAATGTTCTGGAGGGTCTGGTCGAGATGGGCAGTGTCGTCGGCCAAGACGAAAAAGGCGAGCGGCTTCTCGTCAACGGCGAGTTCAGCCTGTCCATAGTCATCGCCCGTTGCACGTCTACGCCGACGGGATTGCTGCGCTGGAAGCCTCGGTTCGACACCGCCCTTCTCCCGGACATCACGATCGTCGTCCGCATGGACCGGATGAACCGGAGGCCGCTCGATTATTATCTGTTTCCCCGCATCGATCTCGCGGCGCGACGGCTGCGGCTGGCCGAAGACAATGGACTGGGTCTCGATGCCTATCGGTTCGAGTGTCTCGATTATCTATACCATATCGCGGCTCCGGTGCCGCTGAGCGAGGTCGCATGA